A single window of Acinetobacter wuhouensis DNA harbors:
- a CDS encoding 16S rRNA (uracil(1498)-N(3))-methyltransferase: protein MNIVLLDPRQTESEIWTISSKRQLEHLLTHVGVKVGDTLKVGIREGKRYLTEIIDISENSIQLKPLKEESVPEKLPVTLIVALPRPKVLRRLIMDAITLGVDKLIIIHSYRVDKSYWQTPFLQQLDHFVTLGLEQAGDTIAPKIELYKRFKPFVEDVLPTMISEQNPAYVAHPYTDLKMPYAVDHSCTVIIGPEGGFIPYEIDLLIKNGCQAVSLGNRILRTETAIPYVLGRLFSAT from the coding sequence ATGAACATCGTTCTGTTAGACCCGCGTCAGACTGAATCTGAAATTTGGACTATTAGCTCCAAGCGACAGCTTGAACATTTACTTACCCATGTCGGTGTCAAAGTCGGTGATACGCTGAAAGTTGGGATTCGTGAAGGTAAGCGCTATTTAACTGAAATTATTGATATTTCAGAAAATTCGATTCAGCTCAAACCGCTAAAAGAAGAATCTGTCCCTGAAAAATTACCTGTCACGCTGATTGTGGCTTTACCACGTCCCAAAGTTTTACGTCGTTTAATTATGGATGCGATTACACTGGGTGTGGATAAGTTGATTATTATCCACAGTTATCGCGTGGATAAAAGTTACTGGCAAACTCCATTCCTACAACAGCTTGATCATTTTGTGACATTAGGCTTAGAACAAGCTGGTGACACGATTGCACCGAAAATTGAGTTATATAAACGTTTTAAACCTTTTGTTGAAGATGTATTACCCACCATGATCAGTGAACAAAACCCTGCTTATGTCGCACATCCTTATACAGATTTAAAAATGCCCTATGCGGTTGATCATTCATGTACGGTGATCATTGGACCTGAGGGTGGTTTTATTCCTTATGAAATTGATTTACTCATAAAAAACGGCTGCCAAGCGGTGAGCTTAGGCAACCGAATTTTAAGAACTGAAACCGCAATTCCTTATGTGTTGGGGCGTTTATTTAGCGCGACCTGA
- a CDS encoding 3-deoxy-D-manno-octulosonic acid transferase, with translation MATPFWYNAALTIVKPLYRSRIKKRAQNTAEYQQECLERFGPFQPAKNLQTIWFHCVSVGETNAAQPLIEHYLKLGHAVLVTNTTKTGQARSKSLFLKVPYEALFQAVYLPADQKYLIADFYQKYQPKLLILVETELWPNLIDQAKEFKVPCILVNARLSEKSAKGYGKVPSLTRPMLQKLDRLLAQDQATQQRFIALGSQPDQTEVVGSIKFDISAPEKFVQKAQQLQQDWNLSSRKIITIASTHSPEEEKLLTAFKPYLELYSDWLLIVVPRHPERFDEVFNSAQSLNLNTQRRSLDQLIQSDTQVYLADSMGEMWLWYALSQACFVGGSLNEPGGGHNILEPMVLDVPTVIGPNYFNFQAIVDEFIQADAVAVGQSVDEVTQLLVRCLQNQVFAQQLSQHAIEVLNKNKGSLQKHIAVIDAYL, from the coding sequence TTGGCTACTCCTTTCTGGTATAACGCAGCACTGACGATCGTCAAACCATTGTATCGTTCACGAATAAAAAAACGTGCGCAAAATACAGCGGAATATCAACAGGAATGTCTTGAACGTTTTGGCCCATTTCAGCCTGCTAAAAACTTGCAAACGATATGGTTTCATTGTGTTTCTGTGGGTGAAACCAATGCCGCTCAACCCTTGATCGAGCATTATTTAAAATTGGGTCATGCAGTTCTTGTGACCAATACTACCAAGACAGGGCAGGCCCGTTCTAAATCGTTATTCTTAAAAGTGCCCTATGAAGCGTTATTTCAGGCGGTGTATTTACCTGCAGATCAAAAGTATTTAATTGCTGATTTTTATCAGAAATATCAGCCTAAATTGTTGATTCTGGTTGAAACAGAGCTGTGGCCAAATCTGATTGATCAAGCCAAAGAATTTAAAGTTCCCTGTATTTTGGTCAATGCACGACTTTCGGAAAAGTCAGCCAAAGGCTATGGCAAAGTGCCGAGTCTGACCCGTCCGATGTTACAAAAACTGGATCGTTTATTGGCGCAAGATCAGGCAACGCAACAACGTTTTATTGCTTTAGGCAGTCAGCCAGATCAAACTGAAGTGGTTGGGAGTATCAAATTTGATATTTCAGCACCTGAGAAATTTGTACAGAAAGCTCAACAATTACAGCAGGATTGGAATTTAAGTTCCCGTAAAATCATTACGATTGCGAGTACCCATTCTCCTGAAGAAGAAAAACTGCTTACCGCTTTTAAACCCTATCTGGAACTGTATTCGGATTGGCTACTCATTGTCGTACCACGTCATCCTGAACGTTTTGATGAAGTGTTTAATAGTGCTCAAAGTCTGAATTTAAATACCCAACGCCGTAGCTTAGATCAATTGATTCAATCGGATACTCAGGTGTATTTAGCCGACAGTATGGGTGAAATGTGGCTGTGGTATGCCTTAAGTCAGGCTTGTTTCGTCGGTGGGTCGCTGAATGAACCTGGTGGTGGACATAATATTTTAGAACCGATGGTTTTAGATGTACCGACAGTAATTGGTCCAAATTATTTTAATTTCCAAGCCATTGTCGATGAGTTTATTCAGGCAGATGCAGTTGCGGTCGGGCAGTCTGTGGATGAAGTGACACAGTTACTGGTTCGTTGTCTGCAAAATCAGGTATTTGCACAGCAACTCAGTCAGCATGCGATTGAAGTATTGAATAAAAATAAAGGGTCTTTGCAAAAGCATATTGCAGTGATTGATGCCTATCTATGA
- a CDS encoding alkene reductase produces the protein MAELSSPLVLGDLHLKNRVVMAPLTRSRATADRVPTAMMAEYYAQRASAGLIISEATVISEEANGYLNTPGLFTDAQVEGWKLTTQAVHDKGSLIVAQLWHVGRVSHPDLLNGETPVSASAVQQAGQVSLLRPKRDYVVPRALEISEIKTIIAQYKQAAIRAKEAGFDGVELHAANGYLIDQFLQSSTNQRDDEYGGSVENRTRLLLEVTDVLIEVWGASRVGVHLAPRGDEHDMGDADPRETFGYALEQLGKRKIAFFFTREYLADDSISEDMKQRSGGVPYIANMKLSRDDAITLLASGKADAVSFGKAYIANPDLFERLVQNAPLNELVFENMIGSQTAEGYIDYPALV, from the coding sequence ATGGCTGAACTTTCTTCTCCTCTCGTCCTGGGCGATTTACATCTCAAAAATCGTGTCGTGATGGCTCCCTTAACACGCAGTCGTGCAACAGCGGATCGTGTTCCAACCGCAATGATGGCGGAATACTATGCGCAACGTGCCAGTGCAGGTTTAATTATTTCCGAAGCGACGGTGATCTCTGAAGAAGCCAATGGTTATTTAAATACTCCAGGATTATTCACAGATGCACAAGTGGAAGGTTGGAAATTGACCACTCAAGCGGTGCATGACAAAGGCAGTTTGATTGTTGCTCAGTTGTGGCATGTGGGGCGTGTATCGCACCCTGATCTTTTAAATGGTGAAACGCCTGTATCTGCAAGTGCTGTACAACAAGCGGGGCAGGTGAGTTTACTGCGTCCAAAACGTGATTATGTTGTGCCACGTGCTTTAGAAATCTCTGAAATTAAAACGATTATTGCGCAATATAAACAGGCTGCAATCCGTGCCAAAGAAGCAGGTTTTGATGGCGTTGAACTGCATGCTGCCAATGGTTATCTGATCGATCAGTTCCTGCAAAGTTCAACCAATCAGCGTGATGATGAATATGGTGGTTCGGTAGAGAATCGTACTCGTTTATTACTGGAAGTGACTGATGTTTTGATCGAGGTGTGGGGCGCAAGTCGTGTTGGCGTGCATTTAGCTCCACGTGGTGATGAACATGATATGGGGGATGCTGATCCACGTGAAACCTTTGGTTATGCTTTGGAGCAGTTAGGAAAGCGTAAGATCGCATTCTTCTTTACTCGTGAATATCTGGCTGATGACAGTATCAGTGAAGATATGAAACAGCGCTCAGGCGGTGTGCCTTATATTGCCAATATGAAGTTGAGCCGTGATGATGCGATTACGTTATTAGCTTCAGGCAAAGCGGATGCGGTGTCTTTTGGTAAGGCTTATATTGCCAATCCTGATCTGTTTGAGCGTTTGGTTCAGAATGCACCTTTGAATGAACTGGTGTTTGAAAATATGATCGGTTCGCAAACGGCGGAAGGGTATATTGATTATCCTGCTTTGGTTTAA
- a CDS encoding ArsR/SmtB family transcription factor, with amino-acid sequence MDIDLISKALANPTRRQILEWLKNPQQYLCEEQCGGFSRGICAGNIEKLGNVSQSTMSNHLSVLQQSGLIQAEKYGQWSYFSRNEALIQQYIEYLKNSL; translated from the coding sequence ATGGATATTGATTTAATTTCTAAAGCATTGGCAAATCCGACTCGACGCCAGATTCTGGAGTGGTTGAAAAATCCACAACAGTATCTGTGTGAAGAGCAGTGCGGTGGATTTAGTCGTGGCATATGTGCAGGGAATATCGAGAAACTCGGTAATGTCTCTCAGTCCACGATGTCCAATCATTTGTCAGTTTTGCAACAGTCAGGATTAATTCAAGCAGAAAAGTATGGTCAATGGTCGTACTTTTCACGTAATGAAGCTTTAATTCAGCAATATATTGAATATCTTAAAAACTCGCTTTAA
- the prfB gene encoding peptide chain release factor 2 (programmed frameshift) yields MEINPYLLQLKDLNDRGLTLRGYLDYDLKKERLEEVLRELEDPAIWNDQSRAQAMAKEKGELENVLNVLEGLATQIEDAQALLDLAVEADDESLLADVQAELDTAEAELAKLEFRRMFSNPMDPNPCYVEIQAGSGGTEAQDWASMLLRMYMRWIERHGFKAELMEESDGDVAGIKSATIRVEGEYAYGWLRTESGVHRLVRKSPFDSGNRRHTSFSAVFVSPEVDDNIEIDINPADVRTDTYRASGAGGQHINKTDSAVRLTHAPTGIVVACQNQRSQHANRDHAWKQLRAKLYELEMSKRNEAAQALEDSKSDIGWGSQIRSYVLDDSRIKDLRTGVENSNTGAVLDGDLDKFIEASLKQGL; encoded by the exons GTGGAAATCAATCCTTATCTATTACAGCTAAAAGACTTAAATGACCGTGGTCTAACACTACGGGGGTATCTT GACTACGATCTAAAAAAAGAGCGTTTAGAAGAGGTTCTCCGCGAGTTAGAAGATCCTGCGATCTGGAATGACCAAAGCCGTGCGCAAGCCATGGCAAAAGAAAAAGGCGAACTGGAAAACGTACTCAACGTTTTAGAAGGTTTAGCTACACAAATTGAAGATGCACAAGCACTTTTAGATTTAGCTGTTGAAGCAGATGATGAAAGCTTATTGGCAGATGTACAGGCTGAGTTGGATACAGCAGAAGCAGAATTGGCGAAGCTTGAATTCCGTCGTATGTTCAGCAACCCAATGGACCCGAACCCATGTTATGTGGAAATTCAAGCGGGTTCAGGCGGTACTGAAGCACAGGACTGGGCGTCCATGTTATTGCGTATGTATATGCGTTGGATCGAACGTCATGGCTTTAAAGCTGAACTGATGGAAGAATCTGACGGTGATGTGGCAGGGATTAAATCTGCAACGATCCGTGTTGAAGGTGAATATGCATACGGTTGGTTGCGTACCGAATCTGGCGTACACCGTTTAGTACGGAAGTCACCGTTTGACTCAGGTAACCGCCGTCATACCTCATTCTCAGCAGTGTTTGTATCGCCTGAAGTTGATGATAATATTGAAATTGATATTAACCCAGCCGATGTCCGTACCGATACTTATCGTGCATCAGGTGCGGGTGGTCAGCACATTAACAAAACTGACTCTGCGGTACGTTTAACCCACGCGCCAACAGGTATCGTGGTGGCATGTCAGAACCAGCGTTCACAACATGCGAACCGTGACCATGCCTGGAAACAGTTACGTGCAAAATTGTATGAGCTGGAAATGAGTAAGCGTAACGAAGCTGCGCAGGCACTTGAAGATTCTAAGTCTGATATTGGTTGGGGCAGTCAGATTCGTTCATACGTTTTAGATGACTCACGGATTAAAGACTTGCGTACTGGTGTGGAAAATTCCAACACAGGTGCGGTGCTGGATGGTGATCTGGATAAATTTATTGAAGCGAGTTTAAAGCAAGGGCTTTAA
- a CDS encoding putative porin has translation MKRSLLAIAIATLASSSFAYNVQLDGGFSYFDHDNDFIDTDNQFDIKGTYYFNPVQSKTGPLNEAAFLGHNSNVYAKYTYNYMESKDYIDDFGNSYALAKDEREIHHVVGGLEYFYEQFYANAEVGFGRLKDESEYRFANAKTTVKDDYDVTTYRALVGFTPISNLLLAAGVDGYYGENDGDDDAAFAVTAKYVAPVGPSGQYVNLEANGTFGDTDHYEIGADYYLNKTFSIGTAYERQDEKDTDAVDYFTLRTKYFINDVAAVGAAIGFGDDVQAYNINATFRF, from the coding sequence ATGAAACGCTCACTACTCGCAATTGCGATCGCAACGCTTGCTTCTTCAAGTTTCGCCTACAATGTTCAATTAGATGGCGGCTTTAGCTACTTTGATCATGACAATGATTTTATTGATACAGATAATCAATTTGATATCAAAGGAACCTATTATTTTAACCCAGTACAAAGCAAAACTGGCCCTTTAAATGAAGCTGCTTTCTTAGGTCATAACAGCAATGTTTATGCAAAATACACATATAACTATATGGAAAGCAAAGATTATATCGACGATTTCGGCAATAGTTATGCGCTTGCTAAAGACGAGCGTGAAATTCACCATGTTGTGGGTGGCTTAGAATATTTTTATGAACAGTTCTATGCAAATGCTGAAGTTGGTTTTGGTCGCCTCAAAGATGAATCTGAATATCGTTTTGCCAACGCCAAAACAACAGTCAAAGATGATTATGATGTAACAACTTACCGCGCATTAGTCGGTTTTACCCCGATCAGCAACTTACTTCTTGCTGCGGGTGTAGATGGTTATTATGGTGAAAATGATGGCGATGATGATGCAGCATTCGCTGTAACAGCAAAATATGTTGCTCCTGTAGGCCCATCTGGTCAGTATGTAAACTTAGAAGCGAATGGTACATTTGGTGATACTGACCATTATGAAATCGGTGCAGATTACTACTTAAATAAAACATTTAGCATTGGTACTGCATACGAACGTCAAGATGAAAAAGATACTGACGCAGTCGATTATTTTACACTTCGTACAAAATACTTCATCAATGACGTTGCTGCGGTTGGTGCTGCAATTGGCTTTGGTGATGACGTACAAGCATACAATATCAACGCGACATTCCGTTTCTAA
- a CDS encoding putative porin produces the protein MKKLTIASAVFSALVMTGTAHAYQAEVGGSYTYNDPDDFDATHQFGVDGTYYFKPVQTRNSPLNEAAFLDRASNVKANVNYANNDGVKDTQYGAGLEYYVPGSDFYVSGRVGRDEYEVDNTPIDRKVTTYGAEVGYLPTAGLLLALGVTGYDEKHGDDGADPTVRAKYVTKVGQYDANFEAFGAFGDLDEYKVRGDLYLDKTLSVGADYYNNDLTNRDEFGISAKKFFNQNVSLEGRVGFGDDYNTYGVRAGYRF, from the coding sequence ATGAAAAAATTAACAATCGCTTCAGCAGTTTTCTCGGCACTCGTTATGACTGGCACTGCACATGCATATCAAGCAGAAGTGGGTGGTTCATATACATATAATGACCCAGATGATTTTGATGCTACTCATCAGTTTGGTGTTGATGGAACTTATTACTTTAAACCAGTTCAAACACGCAATTCACCATTGAATGAAGCTGCATTTTTAGATCGCGCAAGTAATGTAAAAGCCAATGTAAATTATGCCAACAATGACGGCGTGAAAGACACTCAATACGGCGCAGGTCTTGAGTATTATGTACCTGGTTCTGACTTCTATGTTAGTGGTCGTGTAGGTCGTGATGAATATGAAGTTGATAACACACCGATTGATCGTAAGGTAACAACTTATGGCGCGGAAGTGGGTTATTTACCAACTGCTGGCTTATTGCTTGCGCTTGGTGTAACAGGTTATGACGAAAAGCATGGTGATGACGGTGCTGACCCAACTGTTCGTGCGAAGTATGTAACGAAAGTAGGTCAATATGACGCTAACTTTGAAGCATTTGGTGCTTTTGGCGACCTAGATGAGTATAAAGTACGTGGTGACTTGTATTTAGATAAAACTTTAAGTGTTGGTGCAGATTACTACAACAATGACTTAACTAATCGTGACGAGTTTGGTATTTCTGCGAAAAAATTCTTTAACCAAAACGTAAGCTTAGAAGGTCGTGTTGGTTTCGGTGATGATTACAACACTTATGGTGTTCGTGCAGGTTACCGTTTCTAA
- a CDS encoding DUF3883 domain-containing protein, giving the protein MTERHQNYEILNLIGYGLAKFDHELIRQFGFETKHKFYEYFVQLGIVETASVVKNRMDLFDPFFENNRKGWWQKGDAYIHRKLLIDSLFGNENVFEYANIIKLFLKDNFNIKNILVEVKPIVKSRFKKLQETGLEAELFFLNNFNTIEKFKNGCIEDARLYGDGYDFQVDVHENSFLAEVKGIRAKRGKFRLTENEYLKAQEYQDNYIVTLVLNLDDLPTFLTIENPLKHLKFEEKIINAKATKEYHLISTLD; this is encoded by the coding sequence GTGACCGAACGACATCAAAATTACGAAATTTTAAATTTAATTGGATATGGTTTAGCTAAGTTTGATCATGAGTTAATTAGACAATTTGGTTTTGAAACTAAACACAAATTTTATGAATATTTCGTTCAATTAGGAATCGTTGAAACTGCCAGTGTTGTTAAAAATCGAATGGACTTGTTTGACCCTTTTTTTGAGAATAATAGAAAAGGCTGGTGGCAAAAGGGGGATGCTTATATTCATCGAAAATTACTGATTGATAGCCTATTTGGCAATGAAAATGTTTTTGAATATGCAAATATTATAAAACTTTTTTTGAAAGATAATTTCAATATTAAAAATATCTTAGTCGAAGTAAAACCCATTGTAAAATCGCGATTTAAGAAGCTTCAAGAAACGGGCTTGGAAGCAGAATTATTTTTTTTAAATAATTTCAATACAATTGAAAAGTTTAAAAATGGCTGTATTGAAGATGCTCGACTCTATGGTGATGGCTATGATTTTCAAGTTGATGTTCATGAAAATTCATTTCTAGCAGAAGTAAAAGGAATTAGGGCAAAAAGAGGTAAATTTCGCCTGACTGAAAATGAATACTTAAAAGCACAAGAATATCAGGACAATTATATTGTCACTCTAGTTTTAAATTTAGATGATTTACCTACGTTCTTAACCATTGAAAACCCTTTGAAACATTTAAAATTTGAAGAAAAAATTATCAATGCTAAAGCAACTAAAGAATACCATTTAATATCTACATTGGATTAA
- the guaA gene encoding glutamine-hydrolyzing GMP synthase has protein sequence MTTNTQITEDRILILDFGSQYSQLIARRVREAGVYSEMYAFDMSEEDIRAFNPNGIILSGGPESVYEAGSPRAPEVVFNLGVPVLGICYGLQTMSQQLGGKVEPGDVHEFGYAEVDIQVRDKLIGDLEDTANQLKVWMSHGDKVTAIPEGFQVTASTPSCPFAMVSDEARRFYGIQFHPEVTHTAKGAEILSNFVHGICGCRNLWNSENIIDLRVEQLREQIGDQKVLLGLSGGVDSSVVAALLHKAIGDQLTCVFVDNGLLRLNEGEQVMDMFAKNMGIRVIRADAEDRFLSALAGEVDPEKKRKIIGREFIEVFAEEARKLDGVNFLAQGTIYPDVIESAATKNGKAHVIKSHHNVGGLPEDLAFELVEPIRDLFKDEVRRLGTTLGLPFEMLYRHPFPGPGLGVRILGEVKKEYADILRLADDIFMQELRASGWYDKTAQAFAVFQPVKSVGVVGDGRRYAWVIALRAVETVDFMTARFAHLPYDLVDKISTRIMNEIADVSRVVYDVSSKPPATIEWE, from the coding sequence ATGACGACCAATACCCAAATTACTGAAGATCGTATCCTCATCTTGGATTTCGGTTCTCAATATAGCCAGTTGATTGCACGTCGTGTACGTGAAGCTGGTGTTTATTCAGAAATGTACGCATTTGATATGTCTGAAGAAGACATTCGTGCATTTAACCCAAACGGGATCATCCTTTCAGGTGGTCCAGAAAGTGTTTATGAAGCGGGTAGTCCACGTGCCCCTGAAGTTGTGTTCAACTTAGGTGTGCCTGTACTCGGTATTTGCTATGGTCTACAAACCATGTCGCAACAACTTGGTGGTAAAGTTGAGCCAGGTGATGTGCATGAATTTGGTTATGCAGAAGTAGATATTCAAGTTCGTGATAAATTAATCGGTGATCTTGAAGATACAGCAAACCAATTAAAAGTGTGGATGAGCCACGGTGACAAAGTGACTGCGATTCCTGAAGGTTTCCAAGTGACTGCAAGCACGCCAAGCTGCCCATTTGCAATGGTCTCTGATGAAGCTCGTCGTTTCTATGGTATCCAGTTCCATCCTGAAGTAACGCATACTGCAAAAGGTGCGGAAATTCTGTCGAACTTCGTACATGGCATCTGTGGTTGTCGTAACCTTTGGAATTCTGAAAACATCATCGACTTACGTGTTGAACAATTACGTGAGCAAATTGGCGATCAAAAAGTTCTTTTAGGTCTTTCAGGTGGTGTGGATTCATCTGTAGTTGCTGCACTTTTACATAAAGCGATTGGCGATCAATTGACCTGCGTATTTGTAGACAATGGCTTACTTCGTTTGAACGAAGGCGAGCAAGTGATGGATATGTTTGCGAAAAACATGGGTATCCGTGTGATTCGTGCTGATGCTGAAGATCGTTTCTTGTCTGCACTTGCAGGTGAAGTTGACCCTGAGAAAAAACGTAAAATCATTGGTCGTGAATTCATCGAAGTTTTTGCTGAAGAAGCACGTAAGCTTGATGGCGTAAACTTCCTTGCGCAAGGTACGATTTATCCTGACGTGATCGAATCTGCTGCAACTAAAAATGGTAAAGCACATGTGATCAAATCACACCACAATGTGGGCGGCTTACCAGAAGATTTAGCATTTGAACTGGTTGAGCCAATCCGTGATTTGTTTAAAGATGAAGTACGTCGTTTAGGTACAACTTTAGGTTTACCATTTGAGATGCTTTACCGTCATCCGTTCCCTGGCCCAGGTTTGGGTGTTCGTATTCTTGGCGAAGTGAAAAAAGAGTATGCTGATATTCTTCGTCTTGCTGATGACATCTTTATGCAAGAGCTTCGTGCAAGCGGTTGGTATGATAAAACTGCGCAAGCATTCGCTGTATTCCAACCTGTTAAATCAGTTGGTGTAGTGGGTGATGGTCGTCGTTATGCATGGGTGATTGCACTTCGGGCGGTTGAAACTGTTGACTTTATGACAGCGCGTTTTGCACATCTTCCTTATGATCTTGTTGATAAAATCTCGACTCGTATCATGAATGAAATCGCTGATGTTTCTCGTGTTGTTTATGATGTATCATCTAAACCACCAGCTACGATTGAATGGGAGTAA
- a CDS encoding DoxX family protein, with protein sequence MLNPNVVVKNIVNQPNTEATIALIARILLAYIFLVAGWGKLTAYSATVGYMESMGVPGAMLPLTILVEFGGGLALLFGFQARFAALGLGVFSLITAFLFHGGAEDGINFMKNFAMAGGLFFLMLQGAGKFSLDHIIEK encoded by the coding sequence ATGTTAAACCCAAATGTCGTTGTTAAAAATATCGTTAATCAACCAAACACAGAAGCAACAATTGCACTCATTGCTCGCATCCTCTTGGCTTACATTTTCCTTGTAGCAGGCTGGGGCAAATTAACGGCTTATAGTGCAACCGTCGGTTATATGGAGTCGATGGGTGTTCCTGGTGCAATGCTCCCTTTAACGATTCTTGTTGAGTTTGGTGGTGGTTTAGCATTGTTATTTGGCTTCCAAGCACGCTTCGCAGCACTTGGTTTAGGTGTATTTAGCTTAATTACAGCATTCTTATTCCATGGTGGTGCAGAAGATGGCATTAACTTTATGAAAAACTTTGCGATGGCAGGTGGTTTATTTTTCTTGATGCTACAGGGCGCAGGTAAATTCAGTCTTGATCATATCATTGAAAAATAA
- a CDS encoding DedA family protein, which produces MNLIDFILHVDQHLFEFITNYGVWVYGILFLIIFVETGLVVMPFLPGDSLLFAAGALAASTGAMDPVVLVIILFIAAVLGDTLNYHIGKYIGPRVFEIESRFINKQHLIKTSQFFEKHGGKTIIFARFIPFARTFAPFVAGAGSMNYKYFLTYNAVGAICWVGSFITLGYLFGNLPVVKDNFTHLIFGIIILSVLPGVIGYIRHKFFDKNKAIEGKTESK; this is translated from the coding sequence ATGAATCTTATTGATTTTATTTTGCACGTTGACCAACATTTATTTGAATTTATAACCAATTATGGTGTTTGGGTTTACGGAATCTTATTCCTGATTATTTTTGTAGAAACGGGTTTGGTAGTGATGCCATTCCTACCTGGGGATAGCTTACTTTTTGCCGCAGGTGCTTTAGCTGCATCTACAGGTGCGATGGATCCAGTCGTCTTAGTGATCATACTGTTTATCGCAGCGGTTTTAGGTGACACACTAAATTATCATATTGGTAAATATATCGGTCCTCGCGTCTTTGAAATTGAATCCCGATTTATTAATAAACAACATCTGATCAAAACTTCACAATTCTTTGAAAAACACGGTGGCAAAACTATTATTTTTGCACGTTTTATTCCTTTTGCACGTACTTTTGCTCCCTTTGTTGCAGGCGCAGGTAGCATGAATTATAAGTATTTCCTCACTTATAATGCTGTTGGTGCAATTTGCTGGGTTGGTTCTTTTATTACACTCGGTTATTTATTTGGCAATCTGCCTGTAGTCAAAGACAATTTCACCCACCTTATTTTTGGTATTATTATTTTGAGCGTTTTACCTGGTGTAATCGGTTATATTCGTCATAAGTTTTTTGATAAAAACAAAGCCATTGAAGGTAAAACTGAGAGCAAATAA